A portion of the Armatimonadota bacterium genome contains these proteins:
- a CDS encoding serine hydrolase has protein sequence MSSPEVLRDLVDDSIESKVFSAAACALVTPTGAKVKIVRGLSDPDRNEQATSTSLFDLASLTKPIATGSLLVKALELGLISLAEKATKWIPDAQYLKDVTVSHLIGHVSGLPSWKALYQTPDKSAIEQIAATPLKRPSGTEYEYSDLGYILLGEILAQVYGQSLDEAAKKYIFAPLKLNSTTYRPNEAQQKRAVVTGHSRSRPESTLKGQVHDENAWWMGGVAGHAGLFSTIDDLMTYVRCLLNEGQGLFSPQATERFLSPHVRLDGQLGWHCLGWFAEPNEMLPRGDLFSRQVVGHSGFTGTAIVIDRTRKSAVIVLTNHVLYTPEKAEWLIVRRKMINVLAAMQEL, from the coding sequence ATGAGCAGCCCCGAAGTCTTAAGAGATCTTGTTGACGATTCCATAGAATCTAAAGTTTTCTCCGCCGCTGCCTGCGCTCTGGTAACGCCGACCGGGGCAAAAGTAAAGATAGTTAGAGGGCTTTCTGATCCCGATAGGAACGAACAGGCGACCTCGACGTCTCTGTTCGACCTGGCCTCGCTCACCAAGCCCATTGCGACCGGATCCCTGTTGGTGAAAGCGTTGGAATTGGGCCTAATCAGCCTAGCGGAGAAGGCAACGAAGTGGATACCGGACGCCCAGTATCTCAAAGATGTTACGGTCAGCCATTTGATCGGCCATGTCAGCGGCTTGCCCTCCTGGAAGGCGCTCTACCAAACTCCCGACAAAAGCGCGATCGAGCAAATCGCGGCGACGCCTCTCAAACGACCGTCCGGCACGGAGTACGAATATAGCGACTTGGGCTACATCTTGCTGGGCGAAATCTTGGCGCAAGTTTATGGCCAAAGCCTGGATGAGGCTGCGAAAAAGTACATCTTTGCACCGCTCAAGTTGAACTCAACCACCTATCGACCAAACGAAGCTCAACAGAAACGGGCGGTCGTTACCGGGCACAGCCGAAGCCGGCCCGAAAGCACCTTGAAAGGCCAAGTCCACGACGAAAACGCCTGGTGGATGGGCGGCGTCGCCGGCCATGCCGGCCTCTTTTCGACTATCGACGATCTAATGACCTATGTTCGTTGCCTGTTGAACGAGGGTCAGGGTCTCTTTAGCCCGCAGGCCACAGAGCGATTTTTGTCGCCGCACGTGCGTCTTGACGGCCAATTGGGTTGGCACTGCCTTGGGTGGTTTGCCGAGCCCAACGAGATGCTGCCTCGGGGCGACCTCTTTTCGCGCCAGGTCGTTGGGCATTCAGGATTCACCGGTACGGCCATCGTCATCGATCGAACTCGGAAGTCGGCGGTTATAGTCTTGACCAATCACGTTCTCTACACCCCCGAAAAAGCGGAGTGGCTCATCGTTCGCAGAAAGATGATAAACGTTCTGGCCGCCATGCAGGAACTTTAG